In one Acomys russatus chromosome X, mAcoRus1.1, whole genome shotgun sequence genomic region, the following are encoded:
- the L1cam gene encoding neural cell adhesion molecule L1 has protein sequence MVLALWYMWPLLLCSPCLLIQIPDEYKGHHVMEPPVITDQSPRRLVVFPTDDISLKCEARGRPQVEFRWTKDGVHFKPKEELGVVVHEAPYSGSFTIEGNNSFAQRFQGVYRCYASNTLGTAMSHEIQLVAEGAPKWPKETVKPVEVEEGESVVLPCNPPPSAAPLRIYWMNSKIWHIKQDERVSMGQNGDLYFANVVPEDSYSDYICNAHFPGTRTIIQKEPIYLRVKPTNSMIDRKPRLLFPTNSSSHLVALQGQPLILECIAEGFPTPTVRWLHPSDPMPTDRVIYQNHNKTLQLLNVGEEDDGEYTCIAENSLGSARHAYYVTVEAAPYWLQKPQSHLYGPGETARLDCQVQGRPQPEVTWRINGMSMEKVNKDQKYRIEQGSLILSNVQPSDTMVTQCEARNRHGLLLANAYIYVVQLPARILTKDNQTYMAVEGSTAYLVCKAFGAPVPNVQWLDEEGTTVLQDERFFHHANGTLGIRDLQANDTGRYFCQAANDQNIVTILANLQVKEATQIIQGPQSTIEKKGARVTFTCQASFDPSLQSNITWRGDGRNLQAPGNSDKYSIRYGQLVIKSLNYSDQGNYSCVASTELDEVESRAQLLVVGSPGPVLHLELSDRHLLKQSQVHLSWSPAEEHNSPIEKYDIEFEDKERAPEKWYSLGKVPGNQTSTTLKLSPYIHYTFRVTAINKYGPGEPSPVSETVVTPEAAPEKNPMDVRGEGNETNNMVITWQPLQWMDWNAPQIQYRVQWRPQGKQETWKEQTVSDPFLVVSNTSTFVPYEIKVQAVNNQGKGPEPQVTIGYSGEDYPQVSPDLEDITIFNSSTVLVRWRPVDSAQVKGHLRGYNVTYWWKGSQRRHSKRHIHKSHMVVPANTTSAILSGLRPYSFYHVGVQAFNGRGLGPASEWTFSTPEGVPGHPEALHLECQSDTSLLLHWQPPLSHNGVLTGYLLSYHPLGGENKEQLFFNLSDPELLTHNLTNLSPDLQYRFQLQATTQQGPGEAIVREGGTMALFGEPDFGNISATAGENYSVVSWVPREGQCNFRFHILFKPLPEGKVIPDRQPQPQSVSYNQSSYTQWDLQPDTKYEIHLMKEKILLHHLAVKTNGTGPVRVSTTGSFASEGWFIAFVSAIILLLLILLILCFIKRSKGGKYSVKDKEDTQVDSEARPMKDETFGEYSDNEEKAFGSSQPSLNGDIKPLGSDDSLADYGGSVDVQFNEDGSFIGQYSGKKEKEAAGGNDSSGATSPINPAVALE, from the exons ATGGTCCTGGCACTGTGGTACATGTGGCCTCTCCTCCTCTGCAGCCCCTGCCTACTCATACAGATTCCTGACGAAT ATAAAGGCCACCATG TGATGGAGCCACCTGTCATCACAGATCAGTCTCCACGGCGCCTGGTTGTCTTCCCAACAGATGACATAAGCCTCAAATGTGAGGCCAGAGGCAGACCCCAAGTGGA GTTCCGCTGGACCAAAGATGGCGTCCATTTCAAACCCAAGGAAGAACTGGGTGTCGTTGTACATGAGGCGCCCTATTCTGGCTCCTTCACCATCGAAGGCAACAACAGCTTTGCCCAGAGGTTTCAGGGCGTCTATCGCTGCTATGCCAGCAATACGCTGGGAACTGCCATGTCACATGAGATCCAGCTCGTGGCTGAGG GTGCCCCCAAGTGGCCGAAGGAGACTGTAAAACCTGTGGAAGTAGAAGAAGGAGAGTCAGTAGTTCTGCCTTGCAACCCTCCACCCAGTGCAGCCCCGCTGAGGATCTACTGGATGAACAGCA AGATTTGGCACATCAAACAAGATGAGCGGGTGTCCATGGGCCAGAATGGAGACCTGTATTTTGCCAATGTGGTTCCCGAAGACAGTTATTCAGACTACATTTGCAATGCCCACTTCCCTGGCACCCGTACCATCATTCAAAAGGAACCTATTTATCTCCGGGTCAAACCCA CCAACAGCATGATTGACCGGAAGCCACGCCTACTCTTCCCCACCAACTCCAGCAGCCACCTGGTAGCTTTGCAGGGGCAGCCATTGATCCTGGAGTGCATTGCTGAGGGATT CCCTACACCTACTGTTAGGTGGCTGCACCCCAGTGACCCTATGCCAACAGACCGTGTGATCtaccaaaaccacaacaaaaccctGCAGCTACTCAATGTGGGTGAGGAGGACGATGGCGAGTATACCTGCATTGCTGAGAACTCACTAGGCAGTGCCCGCCATGCCTACTATGTCACTGTGGAAG CTGCCCCATATTGGCTGCAGAAGCCCCAGAGCCATTTGTATGGGCCAGGAGAGACTGCCCGCCTCGACTGCCAAGTACAGGGCAGGCCTCAGCCAGAAGTCACCTGGAGAATCAACGGAATGTCTATGGAGA AGGTGAACAAGGACCAGAAGTACCGGATTGAGCAGGGGTCTTTGATCCTGAGTAACGTTCAACCAAGTGACACAATGGTGACCCAGTGTGAGGCCCGCAACAGACATGGGCTCCTACTAGCCAATGCCTACATCTATGTTGTCC AGCTGCCAGCCAGGATCCTAACAAAAGACAATCAGACATACATGGCAGTTGAGGGCAGTACTGCTTACTTGGTGTGCAAAGCCTTTGGAGCTCCTGTTCCCAATGTCCAGTG GCTGGATGAGGAAGGAACCACTGTGCTTCAGGATGAACGATTTTTCCACCATGCGAATGGAACCCTGGGTATCAGAGACCTCCAGGCCAATGACACTGGACGCTATTTCTGCCAGGCTGCCAATGACCAGAACATTGTGACTATTTTGGCAAACCTGCAGGTTAAAG AAGCAACCCAGATAATACAGGGACCCCAGAGCACAATTGAGAAGAAAGGTGCAAGGGTGACGTTCACTTGCCAGGCCTCCTTTGATCCCTCTTTACAGTCCAACATCACTTGGCGTGGAGATGGGAGAAACCTCCAGGCACCTGGGAACAGTGACAA GTATTCCATACGATATGGGCAACTGGTCATCAAGAGCCTGAACTACAGTGACCAGGGCAACTACAGCTGTGTGGCCAGCACTGAACTGGATGAGGTGGAGAGCAGGGCACAGCTCTTAGTGGTGG GGAGCCCTGGGCCAGTGCTTCACCTGGAGCTGTCTGACCGCCACCTGCTGAAGCAGAGCCAGGTGCACTTGTCTTGGAGCCCCGCCGAGGAGCACAACTCTCCCATTGAGA AGTATGACATTGAATTTGAGGACAAGGAAAGGGCTCCTGAGAAATGGTACAGTTTGGGCAAGGTGCCAGGAAATCAGACCTCTACTACTCTCAAGCTGTCCCCCTATATCCACTATACCTTTCGGGTCACTGCCATCAACAAATATGGCCCTGGGGAACCCAGTCCTGTCTCAGAGACTGTGGTCACACCTGAAGCAG CCCCAGAGAAGAACCCCATGGATGTGAGAGGTGAAGGGAATGAGACCAACAACATGGTCATCACATGGCAG cccctccagtgGATGGATTGGAATGCCCCTCAGATTCAGTACCGCGTGCAGTGGCGCCCACAGGGCAAGCAGGAGACCTGGAAGGAACAGACTGTGAGCGACCCTTTCCTGGTGGTGTCTAACACTTCCACCTTTGTGCCTTATGAGATCAAAGTCCAGGCAGTGAACAACCAGGGCAAGGGCCCTGAGCCCCAAGTCACCATTGGCTACTCCGGGGAAGACT ACCCCCAGGTAAGCCCTGACCTGGAAGACATTACAATCTTCAACTCAAGCACTGTGCTGGTCAGGTGGAGGCCTGTGGACTCGGCCCAAGTTAAGGGCCACCTCAGGGGATACAAC GTCACATACTGGTGGAAGGGCAGTCAGAGAAGGCACAGCAAGAGGCATATCCACAAAAGCCACATGGTGGTGCCTGCCAACACCACCAGTGCCATCCTCAGTGGCTTGCGTCCTTACAGCTTCTACCATGTGGGGGTGCAGGCCTTTAATGGGCGGGGCTTGGGGCCTGCAAGTGAATGGACCTTCAGCACCCCAGAGGGAG TGCCTGGCCACCCTGAGGCATTACATCTGGAGTGCCAGTCGGACACTAGCCTGCTACTGCACTGGCAGCCACCACTCAGCCACAATGGAGTGCTCACGGGCTACCTGCTCTCCTACCACCCCT TGGGTGGCGAAAACAAGGAGCAGTTGTTCTTCAACCTTTCCGACCCGGAGCTCCTGACACACAATCTCACCAACCTCAGCCCTGATCTGCAGTACCGCTTCCAGCTTCAGGCCACTACCCAGCAGGGCCCTGGAGAGGCCATTGTGCGGGAAGGAGGCACCATGGCCCTGTTTGGTGAG CCAGATTTTGGCAACATCTCGGCCACAGCAGGTGAAAACTACAGTGTGGTCTCCTGGGTCCCTCGGGAGGGCCAGTGCAATTTCAGATTCCATATCTTGTTCAAACCCTTGCCAG AAGGGAAAGTGATCCCTGAtcgccagcctcagcctcagtccGTCAGCTACAATCAGAGCTCCTACACACAGTGGGACCTACAGCCTGACACCAAGTACGAGATCCACCTGATGAAGGAGAAGATCCTCCTGCACCATCTGGCAGTGAAGACTAATGGCACTG GCCCCGTGCGAGTTTCTACTACAGGTAGCTTCGCCTCTGAGGGCTGGTTCATCGCCTTTGTCAGTGCTATCATTCTTTTGCTCCTCATCCTGCTCATCCTCTGCTTCATCAAACGCAGCAAGGGCGGCAAGTACTCAG TGAAGGACAAGGAGGATACTCAGGTAGACTCGGAAGCCCGGCCCATGAAAGACGAGACCTTCGGCGAGTACAG TGACAACGAAGAGAAGGCCTTTGGCAGCAGCCAGCCATCTCTCAATGGAGACATCAAACCCCTAGGCAGTGATGACAGCCTGGCTGATTACGGGGGCAGTGTGGACGTCCAGTTCAATGAAGATGGCTCTTTCATCGGCCAGtacagtgggaagaaagagaaggaggcagcaggaggcaaTGACAGCTCAGGGGCCACCTCGCCTATCAATCCTGCAGTAGCCCTAGAATAG